A part of Neodiprion pinetum isolate iyNeoPine1 chromosome 4, iyNeoPine1.2, whole genome shotgun sequence genomic DNA contains:
- the EMC7 gene encoding ER membrane protein complex subunit 7 homolog isoform X1, producing the protein MLIKMAFLTRLVSLLLIICQISSVIGENDEEVSTDRYVIEGKVFPPENAILTGWQLMTHVMANGGEHLGYLREDGSFTISNVPSGSYIIEVVNPNYAYEPVRVEINSKGKFRARKVNLIQTSQVIQVPYPLKMRPFAPFRYFQLREQWRVTDFLFNPMVLMMILPLLLIMVLPKIMNDPETRKIAGTRSFQEMEQLNSLTKYDMPEMSEMITTFFAGEEKQKSKAVKAAKKRQ; encoded by the exons ATGTTGATCAAAATGGCGTTCTTAACAAGATTAGTATCTCTGCTTTTGATAATTTGTCAAATTAGCAGTGTAATTGGTGAAAATGATGAAGAAGTTTCGACTGACAGATACGTAATCGAAGGGAAAGTTTTCCCTCCTGAAAATGCAATCCTTACCGGATGGCAACTCATGACTCACGTCATGGCAAACGGGGGGGAACATCTTGGATATCTTAG GGAGGATGGTTCATTCACAATTTCGAATGTCCCATCGGGTTCCTACATCATCGAAGTTGTAAACCCGAACTATGCTTATGAGCCTGTACGAGTTGAAATCAATTCCAAGGGAAAGTTCAGAGCTCGGAAAGTGAATTTAATTCAAACTTCACAAGTTATTCAAGTTCCATATCCTTTGAAAATGAGACCATTTGCTCCGTTCCGATATTTCCAACTTAGAGAACAGTGGAGAGTAacagattttttgtttaatcCAATG GTCCTCATGATGATACTGCCTCTTTTATTGATAATGGTACTGCCAAAAATAATGAATGATCCAGAAACACGAAAG ATTGCCGGTACTCGTTCATTTCAGGAAATGGAGCAATTGAATAGCTTGACTAAATATGATATGCCTGAAATGTCAGAAATGATAACGACTTTCTTTGCTGgagaagagaaacaaaaatcgaaAGCAGTGAAAGCAGCTAAGAAGAGACAATAG
- the EMC7 gene encoding endoplasmic reticulum membrane protein complex subunit 7 isoform X2: MLIKMAFLTRLVSLLLIICQISSVIGENDEEVSTDRYVIEGKVFPPENAILTGWQLMTHVMANGGEHLGYLREDGSFTISNVPSGSYIIEVVNPNYAYEPVRVEINSKGKFRARKVNLIQTSQVIQVPYPLKMRPFAPFRYFQLREQWRVTDFLFNPMVLMMILPLLLIMVLPKIMNDPETRKEMEQLNSLTKYDMPEMSEMITTFFAGEEKQKSKAVKAAKKRQ; the protein is encoded by the exons ATGTTGATCAAAATGGCGTTCTTAACAAGATTAGTATCTCTGCTTTTGATAATTTGTCAAATTAGCAGTGTAATTGGTGAAAATGATGAAGAAGTTTCGACTGACAGATACGTAATCGAAGGGAAAGTTTTCCCTCCTGAAAATGCAATCCTTACCGGATGGCAACTCATGACTCACGTCATGGCAAACGGGGGGGAACATCTTGGATATCTTAG GGAGGATGGTTCATTCACAATTTCGAATGTCCCATCGGGTTCCTACATCATCGAAGTTGTAAACCCGAACTATGCTTATGAGCCTGTACGAGTTGAAATCAATTCCAAGGGAAAGTTCAGAGCTCGGAAAGTGAATTTAATTCAAACTTCACAAGTTATTCAAGTTCCATATCCTTTGAAAATGAGACCATTTGCTCCGTTCCGATATTTCCAACTTAGAGAACAGTGGAGAGTAacagattttttgtttaatcCAATG GTCCTCATGATGATACTGCCTCTTTTATTGATAATGGTACTGCCAAAAATAATGAATGATCCAGAAACACGAAAG GAAATGGAGCAATTGAATAGCTTGACTAAATATGATATGCCTGAAATGTCAGAAATGATAACGACTTTCTTTGCTGgagaagagaaacaaaaatcgaaAGCAGTGAAAGCAGCTAAGAAGAGACAATAG
- the LOC124216098 gene encoding uncharacterized protein, whose product MVPALQVRYLMKLDSRRTRKTRRTRWTKRTRISARSLSVGVGGDLRWTRRRTRKTWRTRWGRRTRICARYNRRWLSVVVGRRWRWSEVDEEEDEEDEENKVDEEDEDLCSL is encoded by the exons ATGGTTCcagcgctccaggtccgctacctgatGAAACTCGACTCTCGGAGGAcaaggaagacgaggagaacaaggtggacgaagAGAACGAGGATTTCTGCAcg GTCGTTATCGGTGGGTGTTGGAGGTGATCTGAGGTGGACAAGAagaaggacgaggaagacgtggagaacaaggtgggggaggaggacgaggatttgtgctcg GTACAACCgaaggtggttatcggtggtcgTCGGtcgtcgttggaggtggtcggaggtagacgaggaggaggacgaggaagacgaggagaacaaggtggacgaggaagacgaggatttgtgctcg ttataa